In one window of Brassica rapa cultivar Chiifu-401-42 chromosome A07, CAAS_Brap_v3.01, whole genome shotgun sequence DNA:
- the LOC103829692 gene encoding uncharacterized protein LOC103829692 isoform X1, which translates to MFFVITLFRTFSGSSLLIFNPFFYLNNVNRREKMEEPKWLEALLRTNYFNICPRHCETPRNECNMFCLSCQNAAFCIYCRTSLHIDHPVLQIRRSSYHNVVRVSEIEKVLDIRGVQNYVINSARVLFLNERPQPKNSSHGPTSSTTKTISYFCETCCRTLLDPARFCSLGCKVEEMRKNKEDEEERLRKERQQETHKGTHPPTHTSNSRRRKGTPHRAPFAS; encoded by the exons ATGTTCTTCGTTATTACATTGTTCAGAACGTTTTCTGGATCTtcccttttaatttttaacccatttttttatttgaataacgTAAACAGGAGAGAAAAAATGGAGGAGCCGAAATGGCTGGAAGCTCTCTTAAGAACAAACTACTTCAACATTTGTCCTCGACACTGTGAGACACCGCGAAATGAATGCAACATGTTCTGTCTCTCTTGTCAAAACGCTGCGTTTTGCATCTACTGCCGAACCTCCCTCCACATTGATCATCCCGTCCTTCAG ATAAGAAGATCGTCGTATCATAATGTGGTTAGAGTATCGGAGATAGAGAAGGTATTGGACATAAGAGGAGTACAAAATTATGTCATCAATAGCGCGAGGGTTCTCTTCTTGAACGAGAGACCTCAGCCTAAGAATTCATCTCATGGCCCCACGTCATCCACCACCAAAACCATTTCTTACTTCTGCGAGACTTGTTGCAGAACGCTTCTTGATCCAGCTCGCTTCTGTTCCTTGGGTTGCAAG GTTGAAGAAATGAGGAAGAataaggaagatgaagaagagagattGCGTAAAGAAAGACAACAAGAAACGCACAAAGGCACGCATCCTCCAACTCATACTTCTAATTCTAGGCGACGTAAAGGCACTCCTCATAGAGCTCCTTTTGCCTCCTAA
- the LOC103829692 gene encoding uncharacterized protein At3g50808 isoform X2 has protein sequence MEEPKWLEALLRTNYFNICPRHCETPRNECNMFCLSCQNAAFCIYCRTSLHIDHPVLQIRRSSYHNVVRVSEIEKVLDIRGVQNYVINSARVLFLNERPQPKNSSHGPTSSTTKTISYFCETCCRTLLDPARFCSLGCKVEEMRKNKEDEEERLRKERQQETHKGTHPPTHTSNSRRRKGTPHRAPFAS, from the exons ATGGAGGAGCCGAAATGGCTGGAAGCTCTCTTAAGAACAAACTACTTCAACATTTGTCCTCGACACTGTGAGACACCGCGAAATGAATGCAACATGTTCTGTCTCTCTTGTCAAAACGCTGCGTTTTGCATCTACTGCCGAACCTCCCTCCACATTGATCATCCCGTCCTTCAG ATAAGAAGATCGTCGTATCATAATGTGGTTAGAGTATCGGAGATAGAGAAGGTATTGGACATAAGAGGAGTACAAAATTATGTCATCAATAGCGCGAGGGTTCTCTTCTTGAACGAGAGACCTCAGCCTAAGAATTCATCTCATGGCCCCACGTCATCCACCACCAAAACCATTTCTTACTTCTGCGAGACTTGTTGCAGAACGCTTCTTGATCCAGCTCGCTTCTGTTCCTTGGGTTGCAAG GTTGAAGAAATGAGGAAGAataaggaagatgaagaagagagattGCGTAAAGAAAGACAACAAGAAACGCACAAAGGCACGCATCCTCCAACTCATACTTCTAATTCTAGGCGACGTAAAGGCACTCCTCATAGAGCTCCTTTTGCCTCCTAA
- the LOC103829903 gene encoding LOW QUALITY PROTEIN: RING-H2 finger protein ATL57 (The sequence of the model RefSeq protein was modified relative to this genomic sequence to represent the inferred CDS: inserted 2 bases in 1 codon; deleted 1 base in 1 codon), translated as WRARTKKHLRKLLQLITTVQNATSSLSSSSSTPPSPSASRPAWSVDSSMALTIFVFLAALFFMAFFSVFIRHFAEDESTADISFSRPTTRRSYSPPRRHFNLPRGLDSEAVRSLPVYRYSKSAKHWIEDCIICLSKFEEGETVKVIPHCGHLFHVDCVDTWLNSHVTCPLCRSSQVLPDQGSAEXAAVRRCSSSCSSLGQRTGLERSLSLLTCVCFHAY; from the exons TGGAGAGCAAGAACTAAGAAGCACCTCCGCAAGCTTCTTCAGCTCATAACAACCGTCCAAAACGCCACGTCATctctatcatcatcatcatctacgCCACCGTCACCGTCTGCGTCACGGCCGGCTTGGTCAGTTGACTCCTCCATGGCTCTCACTATCTTCGTCTTTTTGGCTGCTCTCTTCTTCATGGCTTTCTTCTCCGTCTTCATCCGTCATTTTGCCGAAGATGAATCAACGGCTGATATTTCTTTTTCCAGACCAACTACAAGAAGATCATACTCGCCACCACGTCGGCATTTTAATCTTCCGAGGGGACTTGATTCTGAGGCCGTACGATCACTGCCGGTGTACCGTTACTCGAAATCAGCGAAGCACTGGATCGAGGATTGCATCATCTGCTTGAGTAAATTCGAAGAAGGTGAAACCGTTAAAGTGATACCACACTGTGGTCACCTTTTCCACGTTGACTGCGTGGACACGTGGCTTAACTCGCACGTCACTTGTCCTCTCTGCCGCAGCAGCCAGGTGTTGCCGGATCAGGGATCGGCAGA AGCAGCTGTAAGGAGGTGTAGTAGTAGTTGTTCGAGTTTG GGGCAGAGGACCGGACTGGAACGGTCGTTGAGTCTCTTGacatgtgtgtgtttccacgcGTATTGA
- the LOC103829693 gene encoding uncharacterized protein LOC103829693 produces the protein MAIAGLQNILAINSSFPRDTRQMETEGRPGVRASSLLQMWRELEDDHVTGHARERRSGPSSPSRGDDSNISAHGVVLDNVNLGESELGGCSPTGSEHSSDLGMVERERVRQIFREWMSSGTGEQSSAPSPSRAEWLGETEQERVRIIREMVQMNSQQRPVLGDSREDQPAEVANQIERVLDGMVVNGNCVQNEHARRGIRKLCGRQVWVDMLKMAERERQRELQGLMQHHAVSNFAHRNRIQALLRGRFLRNGVKDDKEKPTSSAATELGFLRERQTVSELREEFISRLDRSVSGQASTSHSETSSDTETDDSRGEQNNQDNINDADGGSDHNRREADSHNSLDEVTDSRRSNNWSTSLEERTARVEGWQGQLPENIQSEWQRSEGDEFSQRRNDAEADLNSHQREDAASCSSSEQSLQRPEEIATSGPTIDLQEHLPENINLTFTLEEQSEEEILANEESDWQLINGEWRDDAEEEADTNVSESFPNQLSQLSSVDEDGEDHGPLQPTEMQADDSDLQSTVQDWSEEHSDEDTVSIGRAATFFPPDDDNGNMELRELSSRRRVSNLLQSGFRENLDQLIQSYVDRRSRDPVDWEEHETFPDPLLADEHTEQHADDAQSGGGGGQEVDAVESPPLSLPSPVIPVQAFWDHDRSNSSWPAHDMHQRIGMDWDSINDLRIDMGRIHQRMDNLQRMLEACMEMQLELQRSIRQEVSAAMHRSADSSGPSSSDAESYESKWEYVRKGICCICCESNIDSLLYRCGHMNTCEKCAKKLVEAGGKCPMCQAPVVEAVRAYCIL, from the exons ATGGCTATTGCTGGCCTGCAAAACATTTTGGCTATTAATTCATCCTTCCCTCGGGACACTAGACAAATGGAAACCGAAGGAAGACCTGGCGTCCGTGCATCCTCGCTCCTACAGATGTGgagggaacttgaggatgacCACGTGACGGGTCACGCCCGTGAGAGAAGGAGTGGCCCTTCTTCCCCTTCGAGGGGAGATGACAGTAACATTAGCGCGCATGGTGTGGTTTTAGACAATGTAAATTTGGGTGAGAGTGAGCTTGGTGGATGCTCCCCTACCGGTAGCGAGCACTCTTCAGATCTGGGGATGGTTGAAAGAGAAAGAGTTAGGCAAATCTTTCGTGAGTGGATGAGCTCCGGGACGGGGGAGCAATCATCTGCTCCTTCCCCTTCTAGAGCGGAATGGCTTGGCGAAACGGAACAGGAGAGGGTGAGGATCATTAGGGAGATGGTTCAGATGAATAGCCAGCAGAGGCCTGTTCTTGGTGATTCCAGGGAAGACCAGCCTGCTGAAGTTGCTAACCAGATTGAAAGAGTGCTTGATGGAATGGTTGTTAATGGGAACTGCGTTCAGAACGAGCATGCTAGAAGAGGCATACGCAAGTTGTGTGGTCGGCAAGTGTGGGTGGATATGTTGAAAATGGCTGAGAGGGAAAGGCAAAGAGAGCTTCAGGGGTTGATGCAGCATCATGCTGTATCAAACTTTGCTCATCGCAACCGCATTCAG GCATTGCTAAGGGGGAGGTTCTTGCGAAATGGTGTCAAGGATGATAAAGAGAAACCAACATCATCTGCAGCTACTGAGTTGGGCTTTCTGAGAGAGAGGCAAACTGTATCTGAGCTGAG GGAGGAATTTATATCCAGACTAGACCGGTCTGTCTCTGGTCAAGCGAGCACTAGTCACTCGGAAACCTCATCGGACACTGAAACTGATGATAGTAGAGGTGAACAAAACAATCAAGATAACATCAATGATGCAGACGGTGGTTCAGATCATAATCGCAGAGAGGCTGACAGCCATAATTCGCTGGATGAAGTAACTGATTCTAGACGCTCTAATAATTGGAGTACAAGTCTGGAAGAAAGGACCGCACGTGTAGAAGGCTGGCAGGGGCAACTTCCTGAGAATATCCAAAGCGAATGGCAACGGTCGGAAGGTGATGAGTTTTCTCAAAGGAGAAATGATGCTGAAGCAGACCTGAATAGCCATCAAAGGGAGGATGCTGCTAGCTGTTCATCTTCTGAACAGTCTCTGCAAAGACCCGAAGAAATTGCCACTAGTGGACCGACAATAGATCTCCAGGAGCATCTCCCTGAGAACATCAATCTAACTTTCACCCTAGAGGAGCAGTCTGAGGAGGAGATTCTGGCAAATGAAGAATCCGATTGGCAACTTATCAACGGCGAATGGAGAGATGATGCTGAAGAGGAGGCAGATACAAACGTTTCCGAGAGTTTTCCAAACCAGCTTTCCCAGTTATCATCCGTGGATGAGGACGGAGAAGACCATGGTCCACTACAACCCACAGAGATGCAGGCTGATGATTCTGATCTTCAAAGCACAGTACAAGACTGGTCTGAGGAACATTCTGATGAGGACACGGTCTCAATAGGAAGGGCTGCCACATTTTTTCCTCCGGACGATGATAATGGGAACATGGAACTCAGAGAACTCTCCAGCAG GAGACGTGTTTCAAATCTTCTTCAAAGCGGGTTTAGGGAAAATCTGGACCAGTTGATACAATCTTACGTGGACAGGCGAAGCCGAGATCCTGTCGACTGGGAAGAACACGAGACGTTTCCGGACCCTTTATTAGCAGATGAACACACAGAACAGCATGCTGATGATGCTcagagtggtggtggtggtggtcaaGAAGTTGACGCTGTTGAATCTCCTCCTTTATCTCTACCCTCTCCAGTGATTCCTGTTCAGGCGTTCTGGGACCATGATCGATCCAATTCAAGCTGGCCAGCACATGATATGCATCAGCGCATTGGAATG GATTGGGACTCGATCAACGATCTGAGGATCGACATGGGAAGGATACATCAAAGGATGGATAACCTGCAGAGGATGCTGGAGGCTTGCATGGAAATGCAACTCGAGCTACAACGCTCTATAAGGCAAGAGGTATCTGCAGCGATGCACCGCTCTGCCGATTCATCAG GTCCATCATCCAGTGACGCTGAGAGCTATGAGTCAAAATGGGAATACGTAAGGAAAGGGATCTGCTGCATATGCTGCGAGAGTAACATTGATTCCTTATTGTACAG aTGCGGACATATGAACACTTGCGAGAAGTGTGCAAAGAAGCTAGTGGAAGCTGGAGGAAAATGTCCCATGTGTCAAGCCCCTGTGGTTGAGGCAGTTCGTGCTTACTGTATACTCTGA
- the LOC103829694 gene encoding uncharacterized protein LOC103829694, translated as MNPAEQNVKFLVGTLPKIWGLEEKVVGTDLGLGRFQFDFDAEEDIETVLKMQPFHFDYWMISLVRWQPRKSKNYPSEITFWIKVLGVPLEFWEAPTFRSIGDAIGVTKEVDLDYGRIQVVVDGYKELTFETTVDFKGGEYYEEEEAPVFLRYEKLFGYCKTCFSLCHKMEKCPLTTDTTEKTVEIRDDAEYGLNDRARSYKGVVINGNGGQQDRGREKREYQGKGKGKMFEETDSKWVRAADRESKASNHKNHRNGHRGDEGNSRPRNSRREHTRTHHQDDRSRNSAGTRGERVSRTEFQPEGLEEGEIKEKEMERSTQMEEKVPERTQPSQAFLDALMETQGELSKVLSNPSSGEQELGVENMDLGIVDGNNVETDGSMGLAGNYIEDASFGNHEGFGEDEVQMLAEEEIEEEVKAQVVMPEALEEKKKLEDMDGKDGVAGEVEKRQGIRKKVVKPSVGAAASNKLKMAQLVSAKRVVAKPGIRHGDHSKQGEDKGTSGPKHDSAKQVKDP; from the coding sequence ATGAACCCTGCAGAGCAAAATGTCAAGTTCTTGGTGGGGACGCTTCCTAAAATTTGGGGATTGGAGGAAAAAGTTGTGGGTACTGATTTGGGGCTTGGGAGGTTTCAGTTTGACTTTGATGCAGAGGAGGACATCGAAACGGTGCTGAAGATGCAGCCATTTCATTTCGACTACTGGATGATTTCGCTGGTTCGTTGGCAACCAAGGAAGTCTAAAAACTATCCCTCGGAGATCACTTTCTGGATCAAGGTTTTGGGAGTGCCTTTGGAGTTCTGGGAAGCTCCAACTTTCAGGAGCATCGGTGATGCAATTGGTGTCACAAAGGAGGTTGATTTGGATTATGGTAGAATCCAAGTGGTGGTTGATGGGTATAAGGAACTCACGTTTGAGACGACTGTGGATTTCAAGGGAGGAGAGTACTATGAGGAAGAGGAGGCTCCAGTATTCTTGCGGTATGAAAAACTGTTTGGTTATTGTAAAACATGCTTCAGCCTGTGTCATAAGATGGAGAAGTGCCCACTGACCACAGACACCACGGAGAAGACGGTGGAGATAAGGGATGATGCTGAGTATGGTTTAAATGATCGGGCTCGCAGCTACAAAGGGGTGGTAATAAACGGAAATGGAGGACAACAAGATCGGGGAAGAGAGAAACGTGAGTATCAAGGGAAAGGCAAGGGGAAAATGTTTGAGGAGACGGACTCAAAGTGGGTCAGGGCTGCAGATAGGGAGTCTAAAGCTTCCAATCACAAAAACCATCGGAATGGCCACCGCGGAGATGAGGGAAATTCTCGTCCTAGGAACTCCAGAAGGGAGCACACCAGGACTCATCATCAAGACGATCGCTCAAGAAATTCTGCAGGAACGAGAGGTGAGAGAGTATCTCGTACTGAGTTTCAACCGGAAGGGCTGGAGGAGGGTgagatcaaagagaaagagatggaGCGGTCAACTCAAATGGAGGAGAAGGTACCAGAAAGGACGCAGCCATCACAAGCTTTCCTTGATGCGCTAATGGAGACACAAGGAGAACTATCTAAGGTATTATCGAACCCCTCTAGTGGAGAACAAGAGCTAGGTGTGGAGAATATGGATTTGGGTATAGTAGACGGGAATAACGTAGAGACTGATGGGAGTATGGGTTTAGCGGGAAACTATATTGAGGATGCTAGTTTTGGGAATCATGAGGGTTTTGGAGAGGACGAGGTTCAGATGCTTGCTGAGGAAGAGATAGAGGAAGAGGTTAAAGCACAGGTGGTTATGCCTGAGGCActcgaggagaagaagaagttagAGGATATGGACGGGAAGGATGGAGTCGCTGGGGAGGTGGAAAAGAGACAAGGCATTCGTAAAAAGGTGGTCAAGCCGTCTGTAGGAGCTGCAGCTTCTAATAAGTTGAAGATGGCTCAGTTGGTGTCGGCAAAACGTGTGGTAGCCAAACCAGGCATTCGTCATGGTGATCACTCTAAGCAGGGGGAGGACAAGGGCACATCAGGTCCAAAACATGACTCTGCAAAGCAAGTAAAAGATCCATGA